GTGCCCCAGAGCcacaggctgctgcttggcagtgctgctgttcagccATGCTGAGAGGTAACAGGGATGGAACACTGTAGCTCTGCCATCCAGGTACTGCAGGCTCTCGTGTatgctgggaaagaaaaggggtGGTTTCTGAAGGTAAGCACAACTACGAGCCAAACAGAAGAAGCTTTGGCTCTGATCGGTCTGGAATCAGCACTTGTGTTTTGTTACTTCCTgcttgtttcagttttgttttgttttgttttgttttgcctgtgGTTACTTCTCTGTTTGCCCCATAAGCCCTGGGGTGGTGCCAACTTTATTTCAGACCTCAAGCTTTTGTAGCAGGTCAGCCCCATTGCCTCCATTTACCCAGCTACAGGTATCAGCTGGTTCTGCACGCAGGTCTTGCACAGCACTAAGTCCAGGCGGGTTTTATTTCCGCTGGTGTGAGTGCAGATGGATCAGCTCCCgccttgctctgctctcccacAAAAAGCCATGTCAGCAGCCTCACAGCGCCATCCCCACCACTGGGGAACATCAGTGTTAATGCAAGCATTCCCATCACTTCACTGCCTTTTGCCCCCCACAAACCAGCAGAGCCCCTCCAGCACGCCATCAGCGAGCAATGGAGACGGCCAACCCCAAACGGGACCTTCCAGGTGTGTGCTGGGCACCGGGGGTGGCGCTAAGGGGGGACAGAGCCAACCTGCGGGTATCGGGGTGAGCAGCATCGCTGCTGAAGAGATAGTCGGCGTCCTGCCAGCGGGTGAGCAGCCCTCCGCCAGCCActgcaggaggaagagcagGGTGAGGACGAAGGCGAACCCCCGTGTGTCACACAGCCCGCTGCATCCCCACATGGCGCAGACACCAGCAGCACCCCCAGCCCTTAAtgcaccccccctcccccaagcTGTCCCAGGTGAGCCCAACACCATGCGCCCTCATGCTGTGCTGTCAGCGCAGCCCAGCTCACTCCCTCACACACCCCAACGCATTTCCTACACTCTGCTGCAAATCCCCCACCCCATTCCGTGCTCCCCCTGCCCCAGCGTGTCCCCACACACCCCCAgacagccccacaaccaccccaGGGCTCACCCCACAGCTGCCGGGGGCCGGGCTGGACGCTGTGGGAGAACCAGGCCTGGCAGCCCTTAAACATGGCGGCGGGAAGCTGAGGGGCAGCGGCGGGAAATGCTgaggggtgagggggggggagCGAGCCAAGGCTGGGAGCGCAGCTTTCCTGCCAGGAATGTTCAGACCAAACCCTGCTTTCAGGTATTTTAATCTGAGGTGAGGAGCTCGTCAGCAAACGATGCGTCCTTGAGTAAAGCGtggagcaaagcagaaaggcagaggtTTGTGCACATCTCATTGCTCAGCACAGGCAGCGCAAATGTAACAGAGCGGTCTACAAAACAAGCCGGAACTGCATCAACCTCGAGCAACACAATCTTCATCCATGAAAGCACTGCAGTAACTCAGCCCAGCCCAGAGCTGAGATCTGCACCCACCACGTCCGGCTGGACCCAGCAGCACGACGTCACCACAGCAGCCCCCCAGGAGCCACAGCAGCGCTCAGGTTGGGAAATGCCTCCCCAGGCAGCTCCCTGCACCCTGAAAATcatcattttgtcttttctggttttattgGGTAAAACTTGTGTACAATTCAGACCGGTGAAGAGCTCCAGTGGCAGTGCAGATACTGAGAGCTACGTGCTCAGATAAGCCAAGATAGAACGCTGCTCCAAGTCAAAGGTATTTTAACACAAGCTCCAGCAATTGTTTATGGAGAACAGCTGTTAGAGAGCAGGCTTTACTGATTTATTGCTATtaattctgttcctttcctgGGGAACACACAAGTTTCAGAGTTGTGAATTTGCACAGTTAAGCACAAGTTTCGAAGGCATGAATTTGCATTATAAATTTTCACAATTCCAATCCCAATCAGCTTGCTTTGCATCTTCCTTCATCCTAAGCAACAGGTCAGGGTACCTTCAACAGCATCTCCGTACTTGCAAACCATCTGCTGCATGCCTGAAGGCTGCAAGGcagccccccccctccccattcccttcccctcccctccatacccccccccctcccccccaatgCTTTTCCAGGAGCACAGatttcagagcactgctgctaaCCCTAGGAGAGCATCCTAAAGGAAGGAATTTCATGATGAAGATGCTTGCTCTTTGCCATCCTACCCAGAAGTGTGATGCAAAAAAGGACAGAAGCTCAAGCTCATTTCCACTTGAAATGCAGAATTCTACAGACCTGCATGGGAGAGAGGAGATTGATATCAATTGCTCTGTGCACTGCTTCAActgcttcattattttttaagaacCTGTTCTTCCAATGCAACCATTTTTTAGCTTTCGAGACTTTCCAGCCTCTCAGTATTGCAGGTTTTTGTGCTGCTAATTAAGAGTACCCTCTTCCTCCCCTGTTCACCTCACCCCTATTTTCTCCCGTTCCTGAATACCAGCACCCCTCCCAGCCTTTGCAGGAAGAGCTCAAAAGCATTTTGGAAAACAGAGGCAGGTAAAGCACTGTGATCCTTCTACACCTCAAGAAGTTCAGCCCAAGAGTTCCCTTCCTGCTCCATCTTAAAGTTCACGTGATTCATGACCCATGAGTCAGCCTAAAAACCTTTGTTTCCCGAGCTAGTTGGGAGGGAACTTCCCTGGAAAAGGCTCAGCTCCCACTGTCAATATTCAACCAGCCTCAGACAGAGATCTCAGCAAAGGAGTTTCAGTTTCAAGCTGTACTGCAGATCTTTCAGCCATGATGCAGTTTTCTCCATCATGGGTTGGGCTTGCTATTCACACCAAGCTGACTCTGCCATGCCCACCGCAGGCTAACCATCCTGCCTTCCCTGAGGTGCAGGGGGATTTCCAAGCAGGGGAACTTCCAGACCCTGTGATGCCATTCTCCTGGCTGGTGGggaggaaaagcactgaaatgggCAGTGACAGCTCGTATTGGCGTCCAGCAGACGTGCCAAAGAGCTTTGCTCCAAGCGACTGCTCTCttctgggaggaaaagcagGGCTCCTAGTCTGGGTGTGGGTGAGCACCGGTTGTAATATTAAGCAGAAAGAGCTTCAGAACAGCCCTGCTAGCTGTCAGTGGGAACACAGGGGATCTTGTGATCGTTCATCCTGTTTTTTGGCTCTGTGGGCTATTTAGGGGGCCTCCCTTTACCCGCAGGACATCACTCACCGTGCTCATCCCGGGCACAGCTCAGAACTCGGGATCTAAGGAGGGAAAGAAGCGATGTCAGGGCCCAGAACGATGGGGCTCAGGGCCACGGGCGCTCACGGCCACGGGGCCGGCAGcacagggaagaggaggaggcgGCCATACCCCACTTGTAGACCTGCGGCTCTTTCAGGGTCTCGTGCTCCACCTTGCACGTGTAGACAGCGTCGCTGCTGGGCGTGAAGTCGGCGTACACCAGGCGCTGGAAGCTCCAGTCGTCGTTGAAGGACATGTCGGAGTACTGCGCGCCCTCCATGGGCACGCCGTCCTTCATCAGCGTGATGGAGATCTTGGGCGGGTGGAAGCCGGACGCGAAGCAGTTGAGGACGTTCTTGGTGCCCGCGGAGGCGGGGAAGCGGGAGTACACCTGTACCTTGGGCGTCACTGCGGGGACGGAGGGGTGCTGAGCGGGGGGAGCCCCGCACGGGGAGCGACCCCAAAGGAGGGGTCAGCACCCCGCGCCCGCGctcccgcccggccccggcacTCACGATCGGCCTGCGCCAGCCCGAGCAGGGCCACCAGGGCCACCAGCATCACCGCCGCCTTCCCCATGGCTCCGCCgtccgctccgctccgcgcttCTCGGGGAATGGCCCCGCCCGCCGCTCGCTTGCGCCCGCCTGCACTGCAGCCAATGGCGGCGCGGTAAGCCCCCCGCGTCACCTGTCTCCGGGCAGAGCGGCGGTGTAGAGGTTACGGAGCCGGAGCGGCGCGGCCCACGGCGCCTGCGCACGGCAGGAGCACCGCTTTCGCTTTCGGTTTCTCTTTCCCGAAAGCGGGTGGGCGTGGCCTAacgtgggggggggggctgcgcAGGCGCACTGAGTCGACGGGCGGTGCCGTGCGGCACGGCGCGTGCGCGACAGCGGCAGCGCGGGAAACCGTAAAAGGCGGCGGGCGGGGCAGCGCGGCCCCGTAGAGGGCGGCGGGGGTGGCGGGGCTGCGTCATGGCGGAGGGCGGCGAGCCCGTGGTGAGTGCCCGCCCTGCCCTGACGCGGGGCTGTGCTGTCGCTGCGTTCGCTCTGAAGCCTTACCGGTGTCCCCGCTGCCGCCCCTTTCTTCCCCCAGATCCTCGAGGACTACCTGCTGGTGGAAGATGCTCCTCTGCTGGAGGAGATGGCCGAGG
This Lagopus muta isolate bLagMut1 chromosome 10, bLagMut1 primary, whole genome shotgun sequence DNA region includes the following protein-coding sequences:
- the B2M gene encoding beta-2-microglobulin, with protein sequence MGKAAVMLVALVALLGLAQADLTPKVQVYSRFPASAGTKNVLNCFASGFHPPKISITLMKDGVPMEGAQYSDMSFNDDWSFQRLVYADFTPSSDAVYTCKVEHETLKEPQVYKWDPEF